From Pseudorasbora parva isolate DD20220531a chromosome 25, ASM2467924v1, whole genome shotgun sequence, one genomic window encodes:
- the lrrc61 gene encoding leucine-rich repeat-containing protein 61 isoform X2: MDSKRERDNETECAKITTVLLKSRTGEFDLESILFLKLRNLGIYDLGCIGECVNLERLDLSGNNITNLGPLSPLRRLLVLNLSANRISNLEPLSSCESLQSLNVAGNVIPSVDNLNALKSLRKLESIRLKDNTYNYTNPICKNSTYRTLILEMFPNLKVLDGERVVGRGSDLYQLCKDIDDTIKGMYKNGQMPEVPETKPWVDDGFWEIKRSNNAIVDEAYKQFSDVLHECRLLNSRAAHVISQNERTFSLKNQPKQYAV; the protein is encoded by the exons ATGGACTCTAAGAGGGAAAGGGATAATG AAACAGAATGTGCAAAGATCACCACTGTGCTTCTGAAATCCCGCACTGGGGAGTTTGATTTGGAGTCCATCTTATTTCTTAAACTGAGGAATTTAG GAATTTATGATCTTGGATGTATAGGAGAATGTGTAAACCTGGAGAGGCTGGACCTCTCGGGAAATAACATCACAAATCTGGGGCCTCTTTCACCTCTACGGAGACTTCTCGTTCTTAACTTGTCAGCCAATAGAATCTCGAATTTAG AACCCCTTTCCAGCTGTGAAAGTTTACAGAGTTTGAATGTTGCTGGTAATGTGATACCAAG TGTTGATAATCTTAATGCACTCAAGTCTTTAAGGAAGCTGGAGAGCATCAGACTGAAGGACAACACCTATAATTACACCAATCCAA TCTGCAAGAATTCAACATACCGAACTCTTATTCTTGAAATGTTCCCAAACTTGAAAGTGTTGGATG GTGAAAGGGTGGTGGGACGTGGAAGTGACTTATATCAACTATGCAAAGACATTGATGATACTATTAAAG GCATGTATAAAAATGGCCAAATGCCTGAGGTGCCAGAGACCAAACCTTGGGTGGATGATGGTTTTTGGGAGATAAAGAGATCAAACAATGCCATTGTTGATGAAGCCTATAAACAGTTCAGTG ATGTTTTGCATGAATGCAGGCTGCTGAACAGTCGAGCAGCACATGTGATCTCACAAAACGAACGGACCTTCAGCCTCAAGAACCAACCAAAGCAGTATGCCGTTTGA
- the lrrc61 gene encoding leucine-rich repeat-containing protein 61 isoform X1, with translation MDSKRERDNETECAKITTVLLKSRTGEFDLESILFLKLRNLGIYDLGCIGECVNLERLDLSGNNITNLGPLSPLRRLLVLNLSANRISNLEPLSSCESLQSLNVAGNVIPSVDNLNALKSLRKLESIRLKDNTYNYTNPICKNSTYRTLILEMFPNLKVLDGERVVGRGSDLYQLCKDIDDTIKAGMYKNGQMPEVPETKPWVDDGFWEIKRSNNAIVDEAYKQFSDVLHECRLLNSRAAHVISQNERTFSLKNQPKQYAV, from the exons ATGGACTCTAAGAGGGAAAGGGATAATG AAACAGAATGTGCAAAGATCACCACTGTGCTTCTGAAATCCCGCACTGGGGAGTTTGATTTGGAGTCCATCTTATTTCTTAAACTGAGGAATTTAG GAATTTATGATCTTGGATGTATAGGAGAATGTGTAAACCTGGAGAGGCTGGACCTCTCGGGAAATAACATCACAAATCTGGGGCCTCTTTCACCTCTACGGAGACTTCTCGTTCTTAACTTGTCAGCCAATAGAATCTCGAATTTAG AACCCCTTTCCAGCTGTGAAAGTTTACAGAGTTTGAATGTTGCTGGTAATGTGATACCAAG TGTTGATAATCTTAATGCACTCAAGTCTTTAAGGAAGCTGGAGAGCATCAGACTGAAGGACAACACCTATAATTACACCAATCCAA TCTGCAAGAATTCAACATACCGAACTCTTATTCTTGAAATGTTCCCAAACTTGAAAGTGTTGGATG GTGAAAGGGTGGTGGGACGTGGAAGTGACTTATATCAACTATGCAAAGACATTGATGATACTATTAAAG CAGGCATGTATAAAAATGGCCAAATGCCTGAGGTGCCAGAGACCAAACCTTGGGTGGATGATGGTTTTTGGGAGATAAAGAGATCAAACAATGCCATTGTTGATGAAGCCTATAAACAGTTCAGTG ATGTTTTGCATGAATGCAGGCTGCTGAACAGTCGAGCAGCACATGTGATCTCACAAAACGAACGGACCTTCAGCCTCAAGAACCAACCAAAGCAGTATGCCGTTTGA